CTGCCCATGAAACGGGAGGATCTCTATGACCGACCTGGTATGCGTTGATACCCATGTGTGGGTATGTGTGTTTGTTGTGTATGACGATTTTAGTTGTTATGCGTTACTGACTAACGAATATACTGACAAAGTATGCTGATTCTGGTATATCTAAACAATGGATCACGAATATAAGCCGCTTGTCTGGATCGGTGATGGTCGGAAACGGTTGCGCGAATTTCCGGATGAGGTCCGATTGGTCATGGGGTTTGCGTTGTGGAAATCATCCGAAATAGGTTTGCAACGGCTGCCAAGCGGTACGAGGCGTGGGTCAGTGGAAAGAGGAGTGAACCATGAGCGAGCATGATGTTGCGGAGCCAAGTACCGGCAATGTGTTTGAAGATCTCGGATTTCCAAATGCGACAGAACATCTGGCAAAGGCAGATATCGCGATTCGTATTTCCAGGATGATCGATGCACGCGGTTTGACGCAAAAGCAGGCTGCCGGAACCCTGGGTATTCGGCAGTCGCAGGTTGCCGACATGCTGCGCGGTCGCCTGTCCGGGTTCAGCATGGACAGCTTATCCAGATTCTTGCATGCTTTGAACCAGGATGAACCAACCATTGTCAGTGGATGTGCGACTGGAAAAGATCGCAAGACAGTCACTGCCATGGACGTATTGGCAACCGAGGTCAAGAATCCGGTTGCAGCGTGATGGGCAGGGTGAGTTCCTCGTCCAGATCGATCCACATTTCCTGGGTTTTATAGCCGGGATGTGACACATGAATCTGATATTTTCCAGGCGGCAACTGGATGCCGGGCCGATAACGGGCACGAATGTTGACCACTTGCACTTTGGCCCGGGCCGGTTTGGTATTGACGGTCAAACCATAGGTGGAGGAGGAAGGCTTTTCCAGGGTGATGGGAACGACCAAATCCGCCTGCCGCAAGGTGACCCATTGCAGATTGGTGATGTAGCCGGGATGTGAGACCTCGATCTGGTAGGCCCCCGGTGCCAGGGTCATGCCGGGTCGGTAAGGGGAAGAAATGTTCAGGATGCGAATGGTGGCCCCCTCCGGATCCGAAGTCACCGTCAAACGGGGCGGGGTCCCGGGTGGATTTGGCTTGGCCACAGGCGGTTCCGGTACCGGCTCCGCCCGACCGGAAAGCACAACACCCCCCTCTACAGGCGTGGAAACCGAACGAAATTCACCCCCTGTTCCGGAATCCATGACCGGGGGAGGGGAGGGAGGATTGGCAACTGCGGTTGGCTTGACCTTGACGGCATTCTCACCGGACTCTTCCA
The sequence above is a segment of the Magnetococcales bacterium genome. Coding sequences within it:
- a CDS encoding XRE family transcriptional regulator; this translates as MSEHDVAEPSTGNVFEDLGFPNATEHLAKADIAIRISRMIDARGLTQKQAAGTLGIRQSQVADMLRGRLSGFSMDSLSRFLHALNQDEPTIVSGCATGKDRKTVTAMDVLATEVKNPVAA